A genome region from Gossypium hirsutum isolate 1008001.06 chromosome A04, Gossypium_hirsutum_v2.1, whole genome shotgun sequence includes the following:
- the LOC121227875 gene encoding G-type lectin S-receptor-like serine/threonine-protein kinase At4g03230, which yields MDNCNSYCLLVVLPASYIVIRWKKSFINKGDREDPSQDILLFDMEMSITTSSSEFPGSENSGKRRKDRAFPLFSFASVSTATENFSLENKLGEGGFGPVYKGKLLNGKEIAVKRLSKRSGQGLEELKNETMLIAKLQHRNLVRLLGCCLEQGEKILIYEFMPNKSLDFFLFGSNIEGLLDWGTRVQIIEGIAQGLLYLHQYSRLRIIHRDLKASNILLDSEMNPKISDFGLARMFGGDKLQANTNRIVGTYGYMSPEYAMEGLFSIKSDVFSFGVLLLEIISGKKNTGFYHCSSLNLIGHAWELWKGDRVVELMDPKLKDQVPCPTQQRYVNVALLCVQEMAADRPTMSEVVAMLTNELTVLNSPKKPAFSNARNMTNSSNKPANFSVNNVTVSLMEPR from the exons ATGGATAATTGCAATTCCTATTGTTTATTGGTGGTTCTTCCTGCATCTTACATTGTTATTCGGTGGAAGAAGAGTTTTATAAACAAAG GGGACAGAGAAGATCCAAGTCAGGATATACTACTCTTTGATATGGAGATGAGCATCACAACTAGTAGCAGTGAATTTCCAGGTTCCGAAAACTCTGGAAAACGGAGGAAGGACCGTGCATTTCCGTTGTTTAGCTTTGCTAGTGTATCGACAGCTACCGAAAACTTCTCATTGGAGAATAAGCTAGGAGAGGGGGGATTTGGACCTGTTTATAAG GGAAAACTATTAAATGGAAAAGAAATAGCAGTGAAAAGGCTTTCGAAAAGGTCCGGACAAGGGCTAGAAGAGTTGAAAAACGAGACGATGCTTATAGCAAAGCTTCAACATAGGAACCTTGTTAGACTATTAGGTTGCTGTTTAGAACAAGGAGAAAAGATATTGAtctatgagttcatgcctaacaAAAGCTTGGATTTTTTTCTTTTCG GTTCAAACATTGAAGGATTACTAGACTGGGGAACAAGAGTTCAAATAATCGAGGGGATTGCGCAAGGGCTTCTGTATCTTCACCAATATTCAAGATTACGAATCATACATCGAGATCTCAAGGCAAGCAATATCCTGTTAGACAGTGAAATGAACCCGAAAATATCGGATTTCGGGTTGGCAAGAATGTTTGGTGGTGACAAGTTACAAGCAAATACCAATAGGATTGTAGGAACATA TGGCTATATGTCGCCTGAATATGCCATGGAGGGTCTTTTCTCCATTAAATCTGATGTGTTCAGCTTCGGTGTGCTGCTGTTGGAGATAATAAGTGGCAAGAAGAACACTGGCTTTTACCACTGCAGTTCTCTTAATCTAATTGGACAT GCATGGGAACTGTGGAAAGGAGATAGAGTTGTTGAGTTGATGGATCCTAAATTGAAAGACCAGGTTCCATGTCCTACGCAGCAGAGATACGTTAATGTGGCTCTTCTTTGTGTTCAAGAAATGGCAGCCGACAGACCGACAATGTCGGAAGTTGTTGCGATGCTTACCAATGAGCTCACGGTTCTAAATTCTCCCAAAAAGCCTGCTTTCTCTAATGCTAGGAATATGACAAATAGTTCAAATAAGCCTGCAAATTTTTCAGTGAATAACGTCACAGTTTCTTTGATGGAACCTCGATAG
- the LOC121228022 gene encoding G-type lectin S-receptor-like serine/threonine-protein kinase At2g19130: MAADRLTMSEVVSMLTNELTVLNSPKKPAFSNARSTINSSNQPEKFSVNDVTVYNIRVSAIDTLFQGQNMKASASVRISPVAGACQVFIRQRSNKARMVDVYNGTVSATDTLFQGQNMTASVVRMKNVPTKDIVWVANRDLPFTGSSMILTINGDGYLMIVNDRTTYRVSDDPSSSQNVSATLFNSGNLVLRNGNLDILWQSFDSPLNMFLPGMKLGYNNKTGKVWSLTSWLDEEDPNKGDFELKMDPKNSNAVLLMRGSQTLWSSGPWNGHIFVLMPEMRLNYIFNYSLYTDENETYFWYSLYNPETITRFILDIDGRLKESSWLGSSQEWALFWAQPRQFCEALNSCGLFSSCSEDTRSCSCLRGFYPSGKQQGQDGGCMRRVALTCGNGDNRDMFFRMNDVRYPVSSTQQINSSYNFPSGPQVSNSDPKACREACLSNCTCSAYAYNTSGNCLRWYGDILGLEQLSAKDPNGRTIFIKLAASEFDNGRGTCKKPFN; encoded by the exons ATGGCTGCTGATAGACTGACAATGTCGGAAGTTGTTTCCATGCTTACCAATGAGCTCACAGTTCTAAATTCTCCCAAAAAGCCTGCCTTCTCTAATGCAAGGAGTACGATAAATAGTTCAAATCAGCCTGAAAAATTTTCAGTGAATGATGTCACA GTTTACAATATAAGAGTTTCAGCCATTGATACCCTTTTCCAAGGTCAAAATATGAAGGCCTCAG CTTCAGTCAGGATATCGCCAGTTGCTGGTGCTTGCCAGGTTTTTATCCGCCAGAGAAGCAACAAGGCCAGGATGGTGGAT GTTTACAATGGAACAGTTTCGGCCACTGATACCCTTTTCCAAGGTCAAAACATGACGGCCTCAG TGGTTCGGATGAAAAATGTTCCAACCAAGGATATCGTGTGGGTTGCCAATAGAGACCTTCCTTTCACTGGTTCATCCATGATCCTCACCATCAATGGCGATGGATACCTTATGATTGTGAATGACAGAACAACTTATAGAGTGAGTGATGATCCATCATCAAGCCAAAACGTGAGCGCAACGCTGTTCAATTCTGGGAATTTGGTTTTAAGAAATGGGAACCTTGATATACTATGGCAGAGCTTTGATTCCCCTTTAAACATGTTTTTGCCTGGGATGAAGCTTGGTTACAATAATAAAACTGGAAAAGTTTGGTCTTTAACATCTTGGTTAGATGAAGAGGACCCAAATAAAGgggattttgagttgaaaatgGATCCTAAAAATTCAAATGCAGTGTTACTCATGAGGGGTAGTCAAACGTTATGGAGTAGTGGGCCTTGGAATGGGCATATTTTTGTTTTGATGCCTGAAATGAGATTGAACTACATCTTCAACTACAGCTTGTATACTGACGAAAACGAAACGTATTTTTGGTATTCATTGTATAATCCCGAAACTATAACTAGATTTATCCTCGACATCGACGGACGTCTAAAAGAATCTTCGTGGCTTGGAAGTTCTCAAGAATGGGCTTTGTTTTGGGCTCAACCAAGACAATTTTGTGAGGctttaaactcttgtggtctATTCAGCAGCTGCAGTGAGGATACCCGCAGTTGCAGTTGCTTGCGAGGTTTTTATCCATCCGGAAAGCAACAAGGCCAGGATGGTGGATGTATGAGGAGAGTGGCCCTAACATGTGGGAATGGAGATAATAGAGACATGTTCTTCAGGATGAATGATGTGAGATATCCTGTAAGCTCAACTCAGCAAatcaattcatcatataatttCCCATCAGGCCCTCAAGTTTCAAACTCCGACCCAAAAGCATGCAGAGAAGCTTGCTTGAGTAACTGCACTTGCAGTGCATATGCATATAACACAAGTGGCAATTGCTTAAGATGGTATGGAGACATTCTTGGTCTTGAACAACTGTCAGCAAAGGATCCAAATGGACGTACAATCTTCATCAAACTTGCAGCTTCTGAATTTGACAATGGAAGAGGTACTTGTAAAAaaccttttaactaa